The DNA window CCTAGCCTGGTGGCTGTCAGGTCCACCTCAGTCCTGGCCCTCTCCCCACCAGGTATAACCTTTGCCCAGTCCATCTCAGGACGGGGAGCCCCAGGGGGGCCATGTTCATCCAGCTCGCTGGGCGCCACTGTGTCCAGGAAGCTGCCGATGGAGACACTGTCCAGCCGGTCAGTGGAGCTGGTGTCTGGCAGGCTGTCCCAGCTGCCTCGCCTTGAGCGGCCTGGGCTCCCGCCTGTCAGGCTATATTGGCTGCTGGTGAGGCTGCTGCAGTGGCTGGTCAAcgtccccctctcctccaacAGCCAGCGCACCGCCTCAATGCCCTCGTTCAAGGTCACCAGCTGCTGCAGGATCTTCACATCGATGGCTCTCAGGTAAGCCTAGGGGAGTGGGAGAAGAAATCAGTCCTAGGTTCTGGGCACGGGTTTCCCCAGTGTTTCTAGAGGCCTCTACCTTGTAATCCAACAAAATATGCTTGACTTTCAAGAATCATGTAAATAGAATGGTTTGGACTGTAGGCATTAGAAGCAGACAGATTGTTGCTTAAAATCTCAGCTCTACAACTGATCAGCTTTATGACTGTGGGCAACTTTCTTGCCTTTGTTGGGCCTGGGTTTCCTTGTTTGTGAAATAGGTTTAAATGACTCACCTCAAAGGGTGGTTGGGAGAGTTTTGAGATGTTGTCTGTTAAATATGGACCACTGTACCTGGTATAGAGTAAgatctcagtaaatattaaatattaaaatccaaTCCTACTGAGATTTAAACTTCACAGATAGGATATTTACTACTGAACCAGTCCAGATTCACCAGTAAGACTTAGAAGCGGTTATCCAAAAAGTTGCCTTGTGGGGGGCCAAGTGTTAATTGGGAAATAGATTGGGCCAAACAGAGGCATGAGCTGGGGGCGTGGCATAAAGAGGATGCTAAGCTGGTCCCCCAGTCCCTCTGGGGTGTGGCAGTAgctgctgtggggagggaagggttgGCTAGAGCTTCAAAGGGTCAGCATCCTGCTGGCTagggatttggggcttccctctaCTATACACCAGTCTCCCTTGCACTAAGGGCAAGTTTGACTTACTGGGTAATCTCTAGGGTCCTTTCCAGCTCAGATGCACTGAGTTATCTTCCCCAAGCACAAGTCTGAACTTGTCCCTCCCTTGCTCAAGAACCTTTAAGGGCTTTGCACTGctctcagaaaataaaatctttggaaTATTTTAGCAGCAGATATTCAAAAGCCTGTCATAATATGGCTCGTGCTCATCCCTCTAACTTCATCTCTACCATATCTCCATGGGAACTCCAGGTCCTGCCacacataacttttaaaatttcatttcatttagtttcacttttaataaaagtaatagaTTACATAGATTAAAGAAGCAAACAGTTCTGCAAGATTTGTTAAGAAAAGTAACAGTTTCCCCATTCTAAATCCCACTTGCCAGAGAcaactattattaatttttagctgtttattttgttgtgtgcgtgcccagtcgcttcagttgtgtctaactctgtgtgaccctacagAATatagccaggctcccctgtccatgggattcttcaggcaagaatactagagtgggttgccatgccctcctccaagggatcttccgaacccagggatcaaacccatgtctcctatgtctcccgcattacaggtggattctttcctgctgagccatcaaggaagcccatttatttTGGTACTTACCTTCTAATTTCTAAATAACTGCTTActgatttttaagtattttctattGACTTTGTACATAATAGAAGGTTAAGGATTTAACTCTTTCATCCTACTCCCTATATCCCTGCCATACTCATACCCTCACCATTTTATTAcaacatatgaaataaaattaattattcagCATTTACCTTATTAGAATTTGGAAATGCTACTCACAGCTAAGCTATGTGGTTTACTGTggttacttttccttttttacaactttaagttttccttttcagataataattattatccttattattactactactaccACAACTATTTTGCCTAGTTTGGTATATTGTTATCAGTAAGTCATCCCTAAACTCTCTCCCAGTAGTCTGAATTTCCCTCTCAaagctttactttttttaattgaagtataattgctctACAAGGTTGTATAAGCTTCcactgtacaataaagtgaaacagctatatgtatacatatatgcccttcctcttgagcccccctcccaccccccacctcatccctctaggtcatcacagagcactgagttgagctccctgtgctatacagcaccTTTCAACTAACTGTCTATTAGACAcattatagtgtatatatatcagttcagttcagttcagttgctcagtcatgtccaactctgcgaccccatgaactgcagcacgccaggcctccctgtccctcaccaactcccagagttcacccaaacccatgttcattgagtcggtgatgccatccaaccatctcatcctctgtcgtccccttctcctcctgccctcaatctttcccagcatcagggtcttttcaaacgagtcacttcttcacatcaggtggccaaaggattgaagtttctgcttcagcgtcagtccttccagtgaacattcaggattggtttcctttaggatggactggttggatctccttgcagtccaagggattctcaacagtcttctccaacaccacagttc is part of the Odocoileus virginianus isolate 20LAN1187 ecotype Illinois chromosome 5, Ovbor_1.2, whole genome shotgun sequence genome and encodes:
- the LURAP1 gene encoding leucine rich adaptor protein 1, with product MEGTAESQTPDLRDVEGKVGRKTPAGLLRGLRGEWEPGTSGAPLLPGAPSTGHSLGDKIMALRMELAYLRAIDVKILQQLVTLNEGIEAVRWLLEERGTLTSHCSSLTSSQYSLTGGSPGRSRRGSWDSLPDTSSTDRLDSVSIGSFLDTVAPSELDEHGPPGAPRPEMDWAKVIPGGERARTEVDLTATRLGSLRAMWKPPGEGLQGAPPEPPEDESAKLGFETHWYWGQCQDDVTFL